The Mixophyes fleayi isolate aMixFle1 chromosome 1, aMixFle1.hap1, whole genome shotgun sequence genome includes a region encoding these proteins:
- the METAP1 gene encoding methionine aminopeptidase 1, with translation MAAVESRVCETEDCTSAAKLQCPTCIKLGIQGSYFCSQECFRGSWATHKLLHKKAKDDKGKREVSPWTMEGEINTDPWPGYRYTGKLRPNYPLMPMRPVPNYIQRPDYADHPLGMSESEQALKGTSQIKVISPDEIEEMRVVCKLAREVLEVAAMMVRAGVTTEEIDHAVHLACISRNCYPSPLNYYNFPKSCCTSVNEVICHGIPDRRPLQDGDIVNVDITVYHNGYHGDLNETFYVGEVEEGAKRLVQTTYECLMQAIDEVKPGVRYRELGNIIQKHAQANGFSVVRSYCGHGIHKLFHTAPNVPHYAKNKAVGVMKPGHVFTIEPMICEGGWQDETWPDGWTAVTRDGKRSAQFEHTLLVTETGCDILTRRLEDNGRPHFMF, from the exons ATGGCGGCGGTGGAGAGCAGAGTGTGTGAGACGGAGGACTGCACCAGCGCAGCCAAACTGCAGTGCCCTACCTGCATCAAGCTGGGCATCCAAGGCTCGTACTTCTGCTCACAG GAATGTTTCAGGGGAAGCTGGGCAACACACAAGTTACTTCACAAAAAAGCAA AAGATGACAAAGGTAAACGTGAGGTTTCACCATGGACTATGGAAGGAGAAATTAACACAGACCCTTGGCCAGGCTATCGGTATACTGGAAAACTCAGGCCAAACTATCCATTG ATGCCGATGAGACCAGTACCAAACTACATACAAAGACCAGACTATGCAGATCACCCTTTAG GAATGTCAGAATCTGAGCAAGCCTTGAAAGGAACTTCCCAAATTAAAGTAATTTCTCCAGACGAAATAGAAGAAATGCGTGTTGTATGTAAG ctGGCAAGAGAAGTATTGGAAGTGGCTGCTATGATGGTCAGAGCTGGAGTCACCACTGAGGAGATAGATCATGCAGTCCATTTG GCATGTATTTCACGAAATTGCTATCCTTCTCCACTGAATTATTACAACTTTCCAAAGTCCTGCTGTACATCTGTGAATGAAGTGATCTGCCATGGGATTCCAGACAGAAGGCCCTTGCAAGATGGTGATATTGTGAATG TGGACATTACGGTTTATCACAATGGTTACCATGGAGATCTCAATGAGACATTTTATGTTGGAGAAGTTGAGGAGGGAGCAAAGAGGCTTGTTCAGACAACCTATGAGTGCCTAATGCAAGCTATTGATGAAG TGAAGCCTGGAGTCCGGTACAGGGAGCTGGGGAATATTATTCAGAAACATGCTCAAGCTAATGGATTCTCAGTTGTTCGAAGCTATTGTGGACATGGCATTCACAAGTTATTCCATACTGCCCCTAATGTGCCACACTACGCCA AAAACAAGGCTGTTGGAGTGATGAAACCGGGCCATGTGTTTACAATTGAACCAATGATCTGTGAAG GAGGATGGCAAGATGAGACCTGGCCAGATGGTTGGACTGCAGTGACCAGAGATGGAAAGCGTTCAGCACAATTTGAGCACACCCTTTTAGTCACAGAGACCGGTTGTGACATTCTTACGCGGAGATTGGAAGACAATGGACGCCCTCATTTTATGTTTTAG